The DNA sequence AATGGCTTACTATCAATGGGCAGTTGCCGGAGTTCCGTAAGCTCGATGATTATACCATCCAATGGGAGTTCCCGTCTCCCTACGCACTGTTTATTCGTCAGTTGGCCTTCCGGAGCGAAGAGATGGTGGCCTGGTATCCTGGGCACTATCTCAAACAGTTCCATCCTAACTATGTAGGGGTGGAGAAAGCTAACGCTCTGGCTAAGGAGGCTGGCTTGGAGCTGTGGTTCCAGAACTTCAATGCTAAACGGGATTCGAGATTCAATCCCGAGTGTCCGGTGATTTGGGCTTGGAGAATTACGGTACCTTCCCCAGCTACCACCATCGTAGCGGAGCGTAATCCCTACTACTGGAAGGTAGACCCTGAAGGCAACCAGCTGCCCTACATTGACCGGGTGACCCACGACATTGTGGACAACATCGAAGTGCTCAATCTCAAGGCCGCGGCCGGAGAGATTGACATGCAGTTGCGTCATATTCTGTGGGACAACTTGCCGGTCTTTGCCGACAACATGGAGCGGAACAACTACCGCATCCTGATGTGGCAGGCTGCTGAGCCCAGTAACTTCGCAATTTACTTCAATCCCTTTATTGAGGATGAAGCGCTACGGAGCCTATTCCGAGACGTTCGCTTCCGTCGGGCAATGTCCCTGGCCATTGATCGAGAAGAGATGAACGACTTGGCCTATCTCGGTCTTGGACGCGCCCGTCAAGGTGGAGTTATCACCAGTTCTCCCTTCCACGTCGAAGGTAGTGAATTGTACTACACCGAAAGGGATCTGGCCGAAGCCAACCGCTTGCTCGATGAAATCGGACTAACTCAGCGGGATTCCGAGGGCTATCGTCTGCGTCCCGACGGTAGGCGGTTAACCATCAACTTCACCATTACTCCTGCCTTTGGTCCTTGGACGAAGGCCGCGGAGCTGCTGGTTGACTACTGGAAGGATATTGGTGTTCGCGTTGTGATTTCCGTCATCGAAAGAACTCTGTTCCAGGAAAGAGCTATGGCGCTAGACTTTGAGATGTCAGCCTGGACCAACGACCGGGGACTCACCCCTGACGTTGAGCCCTTGCTGTTGCTCCCAGGTCGAGGACAGTCGGTAGACTCTCCCTGGTTCAACTGGTTCTACACGAATGGAGTCCGCGGCGAGGAGCCTCCGGCGGGTCCTGAGCGGCGAGCCTATGACATCTATGCTCAGGTGAAGAACTCCTCCGACGTTGACGAGATTGCCGAGTTGATGCGGGAACTGATCCTTCTGAACATGGAAAACCTCTGGTACATCGGCACCGTTGGTGACCTACCCCACGTTGTGATTGTCAGCAACAAGATGCGCAACGTACCGGAAGTGGCAGTTTCCGACTGGTTGCAGAAGACTCCGGGCAACACCTGGATTGAGCAATACTTCTTCGCCGAGTAGAAGTGGGCAGAACTCTGGGCGGAAGTGGCGGGGCAACCCGCTGCTTCCCCCAGTTAACCACGTTGTACAATTATCTAAAGTGTTCTAGTTTGTCAGGTGGCAGGAAAGAAGAGCGTATTTTTTTCCGCTAAAATGTCGGAACATTCCGAAGGGAGACAAGATAGCGAAAAGAGTAGTGTTCTTTGCCCAAGCTCTAGTGTTGGCCCCTTCAAGAGTGGCATTGGGCTATAACGAGGCCCCGATGTTAGCGAGATTGGTGGAGCAGGGTAAGCTGCCGCCCGAGGAGGAAAGACTGCCCAAGGAACCCCTGGTAGTTGAGTTGTCGATAAGATCGGCCGATATGGTGGAACTTGGCACCGCGCTACCATTGGACCTACCGGCGTTTCTTAACAAAGAATTGACTCCAGTGCCTCCGAATTGGCTGATCATCAGCGAGCTGTTACCGGAGTTCCACAAGCTGGATGACCATCCATCCAATGGGAGTTTCCCTTTCCCTACTCCTGTTCCTGCGGCAATTGGCCTTCACCGGTGAGTTGATGGTAGGTTATCAAAAGCACTATCTCAAGCAATTCCATCCTAACTTA is a window from the Bacillota bacterium genome containing:
- a CDS encoding ABC transporter substrate-binding protein; its protein translation is MRKSILLSLILVLAFTTVAFGYNEAPMLAELVKQGKLPPVEERLPKEPLVVEVLEEIGRYGGTWRRAAIGPTDVQFVARLAYEGLVRWNADGSDVVPNIAKSWDISEDGRIFTFYLREGMKWSDGHPFTADDWEFYWNDVILNEELTPAIPEWLTINGQLPEFRKLDDYTIQWEFPSPYALFIRQLAFRSEEMVAWYPGHYLKQFHPNYVGVEKANALAKEAGLELWFQNFNAKRDSRFNPECPVIWAWRITVPSPATTIVAERNPYYWKVDPEGNQLPYIDRVTHDIVDNIEVLNLKAAAGEIDMQLRHILWDNLPVFADNMERNNYRILMWQAAEPSNFAIYFNPFIEDEALRSLFRDVRFRRAMSLAIDREEMNDLAYLGLGRARQGGVITSSPFHVEGSELYYTERDLAEANRLLDEIGLTQRDSEGYRLRPDGRRLTINFTITPAFGPWTKAAELLVDYWKDIGVRVVISVIERTLFQERAMALDFEMSAWTNDRGLTPDVEPLLLLPGRGQSVDSPWFNWFYTNGVRGEEPPAGPERRAYDIYAQVKNSSDVDEIAELMRELILLNMENLWYIGTVGDLPHVVIVSNKMRNVPEVAVSDWLQKTPGNTWIEQYFFAE